One region of Verrucomicrobiia bacterium genomic DNA includes:
- a CDS encoding ABC transporter ATP-binding protein, with translation MTEVIKLEEVHKVYHTGEVDVHAVSGVSLDIMPGEFVAIMGASGSGKSTMMNVIGCLDRPTKGRYFLDGVDVSHLDRDELAAIRNKKLGFVFQGFNLLSRTSALENVELPMLYTHDHITSIQQRDLALHALEIVGLSDRADHYPNQLSGGQQQRVAIARALVNNPAVLLADEPTGNLDTRTSVEVMGVFQKLNSEGITIVMVTHELDIASYTKRNVIMRDGVVVNDVPVKNRLLAEAELRNLQQAHQAVKLSS, from the coding sequence GTGACGGAGGTCATCAAGCTCGAAGAAGTCCACAAAGTCTACCACACCGGCGAGGTGGACGTACATGCGGTGAGCGGCGTTTCACTGGACATCATGCCGGGTGAGTTTGTGGCCATTATGGGCGCCAGCGGCTCGGGTAAATCCACGATGATGAACGTTATTGGTTGTCTCGACCGTCCCACCAAAGGGCGGTATTTTCTCGACGGTGTCGATGTTTCCCACCTGGACCGCGACGAACTGGCGGCCATTCGTAACAAGAAACTCGGATTTGTATTCCAAGGCTTCAACTTGTTGTCACGCACGTCCGCGCTGGAGAACGTCGAACTGCCGATGCTCTACACACACGACCACATTACCTCCATTCAACAGCGCGACCTCGCTTTGCATGCACTGGAAATCGTTGGTCTTTCGGATCGCGCCGATCATTATCCGAATCAACTCTCCGGTGGCCAACAGCAACGGGTCGCCATTGCCCGCGCGCTCGTCAATAATCCCGCGGTCCTACTGGCGGACGAGCCGACCGGCAATCTCGATACCCGCACCAGCGTGGAAGTGATGGGCGTGTTCCAGAAACTCAACAGCGAAGGTATTACCATCGTCATGGTCACGCACGAACTGGACATCGCCTCGTACACGAAGCGCAATGTCATCATGCGCGACGGCGTGGTGGTCAACGATGTGCCGGTCAAAAACCGGTTGCTGGCCGAGGCGGAACTTCGCAACCTGCAGCAGGCGCATCAGGCCGTCAAACTTTCGTCATGA
- a CDS encoding sigma-54 dependent transcriptional regulator, producing the protein MKTKQPTILIVDDERNTREGLQRALHDRYDVLLAEDSQKALEALESTRVDVMLTDLRMPGVDGMALLRRALSLTDPPVCIMMTAYGSIENAVQAMQVGAYHYIAKPVNLDELELVIQRALNSRRVEAENVNLREQIEQKYGLENIIGQSALMRQVFETIQQVAPSRATVLITGATGTGKELIAKAIHNISPRKNGPFIAVHAAALPTSLLESELFGHEKGAFTGAVERRTGRFELADGGTLFLDEVGELEPQIQVKLLRVLEERAFERVGGAKTLQVDVRLVAATNKDLKKLVSEGKFRDDLFYRLSVVTVDLPPLRERRDDIPLLVKSFLDEFSRENGKQVRELTPEALNVLLAYDWPGNVRELRNAIEQMVVLARGERLTVRDVPAGIRGVADLTKINVVHAGMTVEDAERQLIIQALKETDGNRTRAAQRIGISRRTLHRKLKGYGLENL; encoded by the coding sequence ATGAAGACGAAACAACCAACGATCCTGATTGTTGACGACGAGCGCAACACCCGCGAGGGGCTGCAGCGCGCCTTGCACGACCGGTACGACGTGTTGCTGGCCGAAGACTCTCAAAAGGCTTTGGAGGCGCTGGAATCCACACGTGTGGACGTGATGCTCACCGACCTACGGATGCCCGGGGTAGATGGCATGGCTTTGTTGCGCCGGGCCCTGTCGCTGACCGATCCACCAGTGTGCATCATGATGACGGCCTACGGGTCGATCGAAAACGCCGTGCAAGCGATGCAGGTGGGGGCATATCATTACATCGCCAAGCCGGTAAACCTCGACGAACTCGAATTGGTCATCCAGCGGGCGCTCAACAGCCGCCGCGTCGAGGCCGAGAACGTCAATCTACGGGAGCAAATTGAACAGAAGTACGGCCTTGAGAACATCATCGGCCAATCGGCGTTGATGCGCCAGGTTTTTGAGACGATTCAGCAGGTCGCGCCGAGTCGCGCCACAGTGTTGATTACCGGCGCGACGGGTACAGGTAAGGAACTCATTGCGAAAGCCATCCATAACATCAGTCCTCGCAAGAACGGCCCGTTTATCGCTGTCCACGCGGCCGCACTGCCGACATCGCTTCTGGAGAGCGAATTGTTCGGGCATGAAAAGGGAGCATTTACCGGGGCGGTCGAGAGGCGGACGGGACGATTTGAACTGGCAGACGGGGGAACTCTGTTCCTCGACGAGGTTGGAGAACTGGAACCGCAAATCCAGGTCAAATTATTGCGTGTGCTCGAGGAACGGGCGTTCGAGCGGGTGGGGGGCGCCAAGACGCTGCAGGTGGACGTGCGTCTGGTGGCGGCCACGAACAAGGATTTGAAAAAGCTGGTCAGCGAGGGAAAGTTCCGCGATGATTTGTTCTATCGGCTAAGTGTCGTGACGGTGGACCTTCCGCCCCTGCGCGAGCGGCGGGATGACATCCCGTTGCTGGTGAAGTCGTTCCTTGATGAATTCAGCCGTGAGAACGGCAAGCAGGTGCGTGAGTTGACGCCAGAGGCACTCAACGTGCTACTGGCGTATGACTGGCCCGGCAATGTGCGCGAATTGCGCAACGCCATCGAACAGATGGTCGTATTGGCCCGGGGCGAGCGTCTGACCGTGCGTGACGTGCCCGCAGGAATCCGCGGTGTCGCGGATCTGACGAAGATCAACGTTGTGCACGCGGGGATGACCGTTGAGGACGCCGAGCGGCAGTTGATTATCCAGGCGTTGAAAGAAACGGATGGCAACCGCACCAGGGCGGCGCAAAGGATCGGCATCAGCCGCCGCACGCTGCATCGGAAGTTGAAGGGGTACGGACTCGAGAATCTATAG
- a CDS encoding efflux RND transporter periplasmic adaptor subunit, translating to MANTTKKRSWKWVVFIAGVIVLAALGLWYMKVRRDSAPQYQTTPVVRGDLTQLVTATGQLNPVTNVQVGCQISGTIAKLYADWNSPVTNGQLVAQIDPSTYQANLHQAEGDLANSQAALELTKVNAVRAQELFESKLIPHSDYDQAIANLHQAEATIQIKQAALEKARVDLQYCTIYSPVDGMVISRNVDVGQTVAASFNAPVLFVIANDLTKMQIDANVAEADVGGVEDHQNVDFSVDAFPNRTFHGEVVQVRNSPITVQNVVTYDTVIAVNNPDLKLKPGMTANVSIIIAERDAVLRVPNSALRFHPPESGPSTNAAPRTGGGGQRPGGASAQRPKGERRPTRTVYVLKDDKLQPAQVKLGITDGIYTEVTEGLSENDKVVTAAIYKQGSGPGPAASPFGGMRRF from the coding sequence ATGGCAAACACAACGAAAAAGCGGTCCTGGAAATGGGTGGTCTTCATTGCAGGCGTTATCGTGTTGGCGGCGCTGGGCCTTTGGTACATGAAAGTCCGCCGCGACAGCGCACCGCAGTACCAGACAACTCCGGTCGTACGCGGTGATCTGACACAACTTGTCACCGCGACGGGCCAGCTCAATCCGGTGACCAATGTCCAGGTCGGCTGCCAGATTTCTGGAACAATCGCCAAGCTCTACGCGGATTGGAATTCGCCAGTGACAAACGGCCAGTTGGTCGCGCAGATCGACCCGTCGACGTACCAGGCCAACCTGCATCAAGCCGAGGGCGACCTCGCCAACTCACAGGCGGCCCTGGAACTCACGAAGGTCAACGCGGTGCGCGCACAGGAATTGTTTGAAAGCAAACTCATCCCGCATTCCGACTACGATCAGGCGATAGCCAACCTGCATCAGGCCGAGGCGACCATCCAGATCAAGCAGGCCGCCCTTGAGAAGGCCCGGGTGGATTTGCAGTACTGCACGATTTATTCTCCCGTGGACGGCATGGTCATTTCGCGCAACGTGGACGTGGGGCAGACAGTCGCGGCAAGCTTCAACGCGCCCGTGCTCTTCGTTATCGCCAACGATCTCACCAAGATGCAGATCGACGCCAACGTGGCCGAAGCGGACGTCGGTGGTGTCGAGGACCACCAGAACGTGGATTTTTCGGTTGACGCGTTTCCGAATCGCACCTTCCATGGCGAAGTCGTCCAGGTGCGCAACTCGCCGATCACCGTCCAGAATGTCGTCACCTACGACACGGTCATCGCGGTGAACAATCCGGATTTGAAACTCAAGCCGGGCATGACCGCCAATGTCTCAATCATTATCGCCGAGCGCGACGCCGTCTTGCGAGTCCCCAATTCGGCTCTGCGCTTCCATCCCCCGGAGTCGGGACCCAGTACCAATGCGGCACCACGAACAGGTGGAGGTGGTCAGCGTCCTGGTGGCGCCTCCGCCCAGCGCCCCAAGGGAGAGCGCCGACCGACACGCACCGTGTATGTTCTCAAAGACGACAAGCTGCAACCAGCCCAGGTCAAGCTGGGTATCACGGACGGGATCTACACCGAGGTGACGGAAGGCTTGAGCGAGAACGACAAGGTTGTCACCGCCGCCATCTACAAGCAGGGAAGTGGTCCCGGGCCGGCAGCCAGCCCGTTCGGCGGGATGCGGCGTTTTTAA
- a CDS encoding glycosyltransferase family 39 protein — protein sequence MARPTGAPESSVQSAVFQIEMGRGKKVLQWAALFLLAAVLSPIYTASQFRNGLGKREAIDMAQLARNIARGEGFTTHVIRPLSLWQLEQNGWDIQNKDTRDGLINRHPDISNPPLYPFLLAQVFKILPKSVFKYNEADHIFPAERWGILPFNQLCLLASILIMYLWAKQLFDSRVAAMAGWLMLFSDTLWSYGISGLPTNLLMLLFLLAVYCLFLADGRLNPPEPAEGEGANAQPARVAGAVVALTVGSAVLLGLCFLTRYLAGFFLVPLAIYAARIFRGRAAAMWAGVYVVAFLAVITPWLVRNERVSGSLLGVAKYELIERSGTLQGEALQRSYQPDFTDAYSLRQMISKFLSNARPILLTNLRVVGSDFLVLFFGVGLMYGFRRRDATRLRGVLLGAIAAAIFGMALIGSEPERIGPEVGGGNLLVLLLPLIAIFGVAFFYLLLDRIPFRIKLTRGMAIGVFAALNVSPMIFTMLPPRAGSYPYPPYIPPVTRAVANLFEPNELGCSDLPWSMAWDGDRRTVWLPMTVDEFYQISDFVAPKGVQFMFLTPYFLDAKRESEVLRGEYKGWAGIYQGQLRADFPLKAFMAPTVDHILLADRTRWAKKPAEEAPAGLAQPSETGATNALAPSIDSTNQLAAPPAVGAKPAAK from the coding sequence ATGGCGCGACCAACAGGGGCACCGGAATCATCGGTTCAGTCGGCGGTTTTTCAAATTGAAATGGGGCGTGGCAAGAAGGTCCTCCAGTGGGCGGCCCTGTTCTTGCTGGCGGCGGTTTTGAGTCCCATCTACACCGCCAGCCAGTTTCGCAACGGCCTCGGGAAACGCGAAGCGATCGACATGGCTCAGTTGGCGCGCAACATCGCCCGCGGTGAGGGTTTTACGACGCACGTCATACGTCCCCTGAGCCTCTGGCAACTGGAGCAGAATGGTTGGGACATCCAGAACAAGGACACACGCGATGGGCTGATCAACCGACATCCAGACATCTCCAATCCGCCGCTCTATCCATTTCTACTGGCGCAGGTCTTCAAGATCCTGCCCAAGAGTGTGTTCAAGTACAACGAAGCCGATCACATCTTTCCGGCCGAACGGTGGGGGATCCTGCCGTTCAACCAGCTTTGCCTGCTGGCGAGCATATTGATCATGTACCTCTGGGCCAAGCAGCTCTTTGACAGCCGTGTCGCCGCCATGGCGGGGTGGTTGATGCTCTTCTCCGATACGCTGTGGTCGTACGGTATATCGGGATTGCCGACGAACCTGCTCATGTTGCTTTTTTTACTGGCGGTGTACTGTTTGTTCCTTGCCGATGGACGGCTGAATCCGCCCGAACCGGCGGAAGGCGAGGGCGCCAACGCACAGCCGGCGCGAGTGGCGGGCGCGGTAGTGGCGTTGACCGTTGGCAGTGCAGTGTTGTTGGGGTTGTGCTTTCTGACGCGCTACCTCGCAGGTTTTTTTCTTGTTCCGCTGGCGATCTATGCCGCACGCATATTTCGTGGCCGTGCGGCCGCGATGTGGGCCGGCGTGTACGTGGTGGCGTTCCTGGCGGTCATCACCCCGTGGCTGGTGCGCAACGAACGGGTTTCTGGCAGCTTGCTGGGCGTTGCCAAATACGAGTTGATCGAGCGTTCGGGAACACTTCAGGGTGAAGCGTTGCAGCGTTCCTATCAACCTGATTTCACGGATGCCTACTCCCTCCGACAAATGATTTCAAAGTTCTTGAGCAACGCGCGCCCGATTCTGCTCACCAATCTGCGGGTCGTCGGCTCCGACTTTCTGGTGCTTTTCTTTGGTGTTGGCCTGATGTACGGCTTCCGTCGCCGCGATGCGACACGATTGCGCGGTGTGTTGCTGGGGGCAATCGCCGCGGCCATCTTTGGTATGGCATTAATCGGCTCCGAACCCGAGCGAATCGGACCGGAGGTGGGTGGGGGCAATCTGCTCGTCTTGCTTCTCCCGCTCATTGCAATCTTCGGGGTGGCATTCTTCTACCTCTTGCTGGATCGCATTCCTTTCCGCATCAAGTTGACCCGCGGAATGGCCATTGGCGTGTTCGCAGCGCTGAATGTTTCGCCAATGATCTTCACGATGCTGCCGCCCCGGGCTGGTTCTTACCCGTATCCACCATACATTCCACCCGTTACACGCGCGGTCGCAAATCTCTTTGAGCCCAATGAGCTGGGTTGTAGCGACCTGCCGTGGTCCATGGCCTGGGACGGCGACCGCCGCACCGTGTGGTTGCCCATGACTGTTGACGAGTTTTACCAGATCAGTGATTTTGTTGCGCCGAAAGGCGTGCAGTTCATGTTCCTTACACCGTATTTTCTCGATGCGAAGCGGGAGAGCGAAGTTTTAAGAGGCGAGTACAAGGGCTGGGCGGGGATATATCAGGGCCAACTCCGGGCGGATTTCCCACTCAAGGCCTTCATGGCGCCCACGGTGGACCACATTCTCCTTGCCGACCGCACCCGTTGGGCCAAGAAACCGGCGGAAGAAGCGCCGGCAGGACTTGCCCAACCCTCGGAAACCGGAGCCACCAACGCACTCGCTCCTTCCATCGATTCGACGAACCAGCTCGCGGCACCGCCCGCAGTTGGCGCCAAGCCAGCGGCGAAATAA
- a CDS encoding 2,3-bisphosphoglycerate-independent phosphoglycerate mutase translates to MNVDEVYKSLLVPNDSKLALVVLDGLGDIATHSTGFRTPLEAARTPNLDALAKRSALGRMTPVAPGITPGSGPGHLGLFGYDPLEFEVGRGVIEALGLGIDLRHGDVAARANFCSLDAKGIVTDRRAGRIDTKVCEAQCALLAGKIKKIGDVEVIIKAGKGHRFVVVFRGKGLEGPLNDSDPHREGLPIAVVKPQNKSAKAAKTAKVIAAFYKQALPLLKDCKPANGFLLRGIAHQPKIPLFEDRYGLKAAAIAIYPMYKGLAQLVGMKKVEGPSTVQQEFDAAVDALKAYDFVFVHVKGTDMYGEDGNFDGKVKAIEEADAAFGVLLPEVDVVAITGDHSTPVPVKGHSWHPQPVMICGEIAGWDGQERFTERSANAGSLGVFEAKYLIRYMQANAKRLDKFGA, encoded by the coding sequence ATGAATGTTGATGAAGTCTACAAAAGCCTGCTGGTTCCAAACGATTCCAAGCTCGCTCTCGTTGTCCTGGATGGACTTGGCGATATTGCCACGCACTCAACGGGCTTTCGCACACCCCTCGAAGCCGCCCGCACTCCCAACCTCGATGCCCTGGCCAAACGTTCGGCGCTGGGCCGGATGACCCCTGTCGCCCCCGGCATAACCCCCGGCAGTGGCCCCGGGCACCTCGGGTTGTTCGGTTACGATCCGCTGGAGTTTGAAGTGGGCCGCGGCGTCATTGAAGCTCTCGGGTTGGGCATCGATCTAAGGCATGGCGACGTCGCCGCACGGGCAAATTTCTGTTCGCTCGACGCGAAAGGCATTGTGACCGATCGCCGCGCGGGCCGCATCGACACCAAAGTCTGCGAAGCACAGTGCGCACTGCTCGCCGGGAAAATCAAAAAAATTGGCGACGTCGAGGTCATCATCAAAGCTGGCAAAGGCCACCGCTTCGTCGTGGTATTCCGCGGCAAGGGACTCGAAGGCCCTCTCAACGACAGCGATCCACATCGTGAAGGTTTGCCCATTGCCGTCGTCAAGCCGCAGAATAAATCCGCCAAGGCCGCGAAAACGGCGAAGGTCATCGCGGCATTCTACAAACAGGCGCTGCCATTGTTGAAAGACTGCAAACCAGCCAATGGTTTCTTGCTTCGCGGCATCGCGCATCAGCCAAAGATTCCGCTCTTCGAAGACCGTTACGGGCTCAAGGCCGCCGCGATCGCCATCTACCCGATGTACAAGGGCCTCGCCCAACTCGTCGGCATGAAGAAAGTCGAAGGCCCATCGACCGTGCAGCAAGAGTTCGACGCGGCCGTCGATGCCCTCAAAGCTTACGATTTCGTTTTCGTCCACGTGAAAGGGACGGACATGTATGGCGAGGACGGCAATTTCGATGGGAAGGTGAAGGCCATCGAAGAAGCCGATGCCGCGTTCGGTGTGCTCCTGCCCGAAGTGGATGTGGTGGCCATCACCGGCGACCACAGCACACCCGTGCCGGTCAAGGGACACAGTTGGCACCCGCAACCCGTAATGATCTGCGGTGAAATTGCCGGTTGGGACGGCCAGGAACGTTTCACCGAGCGTAGCGCCAACGCCGGCTCCCTCGGCGTCTTCGAAGCGAAGTACCTCATCCGCTATATGCAAGCCAACGCCAAACGGCTGGATAAATTCGGGGCGTAG
- a CDS encoding DUF4230 domain-containing protein, which translates to MWKKIKFYTVSTIILALSATCVYLYYFGRREAVVHRVLDPPAVVREIQRLSELVTVKYSIQKVVGLKEEKVPFGSEQVLLMVQADVLGGIDLAALNTNDVQIAPNNTVTARLPPPKVLHVYVDEKQTRVWDRSKTWWTPWVPFNPELEQKARLAALEAVQAAALEMGILSNAQQNAQKTIWEVLRAAGAETVRFESPAEGSATAR; encoded by the coding sequence ATGTGGAAGAAAATCAAATTTTACACGGTCAGCACGATCATTCTCGCGCTCAGCGCGACGTGCGTTTATCTGTATTACTTCGGGCGCCGCGAAGCGGTTGTGCATCGCGTCCTTGACCCACCCGCGGTGGTGAGGGAAATCCAGCGATTAAGCGAACTGGTCACTGTGAAATACAGCATCCAAAAGGTCGTTGGCTTGAAAGAGGAAAAGGTGCCGTTCGGTTCCGAGCAGGTGCTATTGATGGTGCAGGCCGACGTCCTCGGGGGTATCGATCTCGCCGCGTTGAATACGAACGATGTGCAGATCGCCCCGAACAACACGGTCACGGCCAGGCTTCCTCCGCCGAAAGTCCTGCACGTATATGTGGACGAGAAACAAACGCGTGTGTGGGACCGCTCCAAGACGTGGTGGACGCCGTGGGTGCCGTTCAATCCGGAGCTGGAACAGAAAGCACGGCTCGCGGCGCTGGAGGCCGTGCAAGCCGCCGCGCTGGAGATGGGCATTCTCAGCAACGCGCAGCAGAACGCCCAGAAAACCATCTGGGAGGTTCTCCGCGCCGCCGGCGCCGAAACGGTGCGGTTTGAATCACCTGCGGAAGGAAGCGCGACGGCGAGGTAA
- a CDS encoding ATP-binding protein: MKTSFLDKLIGRIERVDPQSLQSVVLKLAREKGFLETLFNTIQEGVIVTDADGRATYLNAAAGQLLGIDPERAVGEPLSNYLRDIDWQKIWSADKDEWRKVFSHELEVFYPQQRFLSFYIVPVADEQNSVVTGMAIILRDVTESHHRAASAIESEKLSAITLLAAGVAHEIGNPLNSLNIHLQLMERELKKLPTAQGDRLREDLRVARDEIGRLDQIINQFLRAIRPTQPELQPTAVNDVITDALLLLEREIGDRDILVEQELAPSLPRILLDRAQLKQAFYNIIKNALQAMRSGGILRIRTEANPTHVIISFIDSGHGIAPEEIGQLFEPYFTTKENGTGLGLMIVQRIVREHGGTIEVESDKDRGTTFRVKLPIHEKRTRLLEASRNEVITE, encoded by the coding sequence GTGAAAACCTCCTTTCTTGATAAGTTGATCGGTCGCATCGAGCGGGTTGACCCGCAAAGTTTGCAGAGCGTTGTGCTGAAGCTGGCCCGCGAGAAAGGCTTTCTTGAAACTCTCTTCAATACGATCCAGGAAGGTGTCATTGTCACCGACGCCGATGGCCGGGCGACGTATCTCAATGCCGCCGCCGGCCAACTGCTGGGCATCGATCCCGAGCGGGCCGTCGGCGAACCGCTCTCGAATTATCTCCGTGATATTGACTGGCAGAAAATCTGGTCCGCGGACAAGGACGAGTGGCGGAAAGTGTTCAGCCACGAACTGGAAGTCTTCTATCCGCAACAACGGTTCCTCAGTTTCTATATCGTCCCCGTGGCCGACGAACAGAATTCCGTGGTAACGGGCATGGCGATCATCCTGCGCGACGTGACGGAGTCCCACCACCGCGCGGCCAGCGCCATCGAGTCGGAGAAACTCTCGGCGATTACCTTGCTGGCTGCGGGAGTCGCGCATGAAATCGGCAACCCACTGAACTCGCTCAACATTCACCTCCAACTCATGGAGCGCGAGTTGAAAAAGCTGCCCACGGCGCAAGGAGACCGACTGCGGGAGGATCTTCGTGTGGCCCGCGACGAAATCGGGCGTCTCGACCAGATCATCAACCAATTTCTGCGGGCGATCCGGCCCACGCAGCCGGAGCTGCAACCGACTGCGGTAAATGATGTGATCACCGACGCGCTTCTATTGCTGGAGCGCGAGATTGGGGACCGCGATATTCTCGTCGAGCAGGAGTTGGCGCCCAGCTTGCCGCGGATCCTGTTGGATCGCGCCCAACTCAAGCAGGCCTTCTACAATATCATCAAGAACGCGCTACAAGCGATGCGCTCCGGGGGCATCCTGCGCATTCGGACGGAAGCGAACCCGACGCACGTCATTATCTCATTCATTGACAGCGGGCACGGCATCGCCCCGGAGGAGATTGGCCAGCTTTTCGAGCCATACTTCACCACGAAAGAGAATGGCACGGGCCTGGGACTGATGATCGTGCAGCGCATCGTTCGCGAGCACGGCGGCACGATTGAAGTCGAGAGCGACAAGGACCGGGGGACGACGTTTCGCGTCAAGCTTCCCATTCATGAGAAGCGGACGCGACTGTTGGAAGCGTCGCGGAATGAAGTCATCACGGAATGA